A portion of the Rhodococcus pseudokoreensis genome contains these proteins:
- a CDS encoding cytidine deaminase has protein sequence MVEIDWKLLRANAHEVMGRAYAPYSGFAVGSAALVDDGRIVVGCNVENVSYGLGLCAECVLVGNLFAGGGGRLIAFTCCDASGDILMPCGRCRQILFEHGGPGLLVDHRAGVRPLEQLLPDAFGPEEKGRISHA, from the coding sequence ATGGTCGAGATCGATTGGAAACTGTTGCGCGCCAACGCGCATGAGGTGATGGGGAGGGCCTACGCGCCCTACTCCGGGTTCGCCGTGGGGTCGGCGGCGCTGGTGGACGATGGGCGAATCGTCGTCGGATGCAATGTGGAAAATGTCTCATACGGTTTGGGGCTCTGCGCCGAGTGCGTACTGGTCGGTAACTTGTTTGCGGGCGGCGGCGGGCGATTAATCGCCTTCACCTGCTGTGACGCGAGTGGCGACATACTCATGCCGTGCGGACGCTGCCGGCAGATTCTCTTCGAGCACGGCGGCCCCGGACTGCTCGTCGACCACCGGGCCGGCGTGCGCCCATTGGAACAGCTGCTGCCGGACGCTTTCGGTCCGGAGGAGAAGGGGAGAATCAGCCATGCATGA
- a CDS encoding thymidine phosphorylase, translating to MHDASSIIAAKRDGRELSGAEIDWVVEAFTRGVVADEQMSALAMAIFFRGMTRAEVSRWTTAMISSGHRLDFTHLGRPTVDKHSTGGVGDKITLPLAPLVAACGAAVPQLSGRGLGHTGGTLDKLESIPGWRADLDTSEMAEILSDPEVGAVVCAASSDLAPADRRLYALRDVTGTVESIPLIASSIMSKKIAEGTGALVLDVKVGSGAFMKKLDDARELAQTMVDLGNDAGVRTMALLTAMDAPLGHTAGNALEVRESLEVLAGGGPSDVVELTLELAREMLKAAGIDGVDPADKLRDGSAMDRWRRMIAAQGGDPYAALPTARHTEVLLSESDGVVCGLDAMAVGLAAWRLGAGRERQGEPVQAGAGIELHVKPGETVSVGTPLVTLHTDTPERFAAAKAALSEAWTVVADAPPVITPLVIERIEDPSR from the coding sequence ATGCATGACGCCTCGTCGATCATCGCCGCCAAACGCGACGGCCGAGAATTGTCCGGTGCAGAGATCGACTGGGTGGTGGAGGCATTCACCCGCGGTGTCGTGGCGGACGAGCAGATGTCGGCCCTGGCGATGGCGATCTTCTTCCGCGGGATGACGCGCGCCGAGGTGAGCCGCTGGACCACGGCGATGATCTCGTCCGGTCACCGCCTCGACTTCACCCACCTCGGCCGCCCCACCGTGGACAAGCACTCGACCGGTGGTGTGGGCGACAAGATCACGCTCCCGCTCGCGCCGCTGGTCGCCGCGTGCGGCGCGGCCGTGCCGCAGCTGTCGGGACGCGGGCTGGGCCATACCGGCGGGACCCTCGACAAGCTCGAGTCGATCCCGGGCTGGCGCGCCGACCTCGACACGTCGGAGATGGCAGAGATCCTGTCCGACCCCGAGGTCGGCGCCGTCGTGTGCGCCGCGAGCTCGGACCTGGCCCCGGCGGACCGGCGGCTGTACGCACTGCGGGACGTCACCGGGACCGTCGAGTCGATTCCCCTGATCGCCAGCTCGATCATGAGCAAGAAGATCGCGGAGGGCACCGGCGCGCTGGTCCTCGACGTGAAGGTCGGTTCGGGCGCGTTCATGAAGAAGCTGGACGACGCGCGCGAGCTGGCCCAGACGATGGTCGACCTCGGGAACGACGCCGGAGTGCGGACGATGGCACTGCTCACGGCGATGGACGCGCCACTCGGCCACACCGCGGGCAATGCGCTGGAGGTGCGGGAATCGCTGGAGGTGCTCGCCGGTGGCGGCCCGTCCGACGTCGTGGAACTGACCCTCGAGCTCGCGCGAGAAATGTTGAAGGCAGCCGGAATCGACGGCGTCGACCCGGCCGACAAGCTGCGGGACGGCTCCGCCATGGACCGCTGGCGGAGAATGATCGCCGCCCAGGGTGGCGACCCGTACGCCGCGCTGCCCACGGCCCGGCACACCGAGGTGCTGCTCTCCGAGTCGGACGGTGTGGTGTGCGGTCTCGACGCCATGGCCGTCGGGCTCGCCGCCTGGCGGCTCGGCGCGGGCCGCGAACGGCAGGGCGAACCGGTGCAGGCGGGGGCGGGCATCGAACTGCACGTGAAGCCGGGGGAGACCGTGTCCGTGGGCACCCCGCTCGTCACGCTGCACACCGACACGCCCGAACGGTTCGCCGCGGCGAAAGCCGCCCTTTCCGAAGCCTGGACCGTCGTGGCCGACGCGCCGCCGGTGATCACACCGCTCGTCATCGAGCGGATAGAGGATCCCTCACGCTAA
- a CDS encoding type VII secretion target — MNDLRADTASIAEFAATAATMSVEMQAAGLGAAAAGPLLLGPVFGVIGGDFVAAFATAHAAHLASIEKLSGVLGGISATALANAAAYEGTEVATTAALAAGAVGLEA, encoded by the coding sequence ATGAACGACTTGAGGGCGGATACCGCGAGTATCGCCGAGTTCGCGGCCACGGCCGCGACCATGTCCGTGGAGATGCAGGCCGCGGGTCTCGGGGCCGCCGCCGCGGGACCGCTGCTGCTCGGACCGGTCTTCGGGGTGATCGGCGGCGATTTCGTCGCTGCCTTCGCCACGGCGCACGCCGCGCACCTGGCTTCCATCGAGAAGCTGTCCGGCGTGCTCGGCGGAATCAGTGCGACCGCCCTCGCGAATGCCGCGGCGTACGAGGGCACCGAGGTGGCCACGACGGCCGCGCTCGCCGCGGGCGCGGTCGGGCTGGAGGCCTGA
- a CDS encoding YbaB/EbfC family nucleoid-associated protein yields MSEHDMDAIVGRATEQVNLLEEALAGLQSITARASSESDQVTAEVDGNGTLTGLWMDDSISSLDARTLAAMITSTTQEAARLATEQRTRVMTALQEGFGNV; encoded by the coding sequence GTGAGCGAACACGACATGGATGCGATCGTCGGCCGGGCCACCGAGCAGGTGAACCTCCTCGAGGAGGCCCTCGCCGGGCTGCAGTCGATCACGGCGCGGGCGTCGAGCGAGTCCGATCAGGTGACGGCCGAGGTCGACGGGAACGGCACGTTGACCGGTCTGTGGATGGACGACTCCATCTCGAGCCTCGACGCCCGCACCCTCGCGGCGATGATCACGAGCACCACGCAGGAGGCGGCCCGGCTCGCCACCGAACAGCGCACCCGGGTCATGACGGCGCTGCAGGAGGGGTTCGGGAACGTGTGA
- a CDS encoding succinate dehydrogenase hydrophobic membrane anchor subunit has protein sequence MTTEAKSLGKTYDRPASLDNPRSPRRTSKNNFELYAWLFMRFSGLALIFLVLGHLFIMLMLDDGVHRINFAFVAGRWSSPFWQFWDLTMLWLAQLHGGNGLRTVIADYSRKDSTRFWLTTILVLSMILIMGLGTYVIFTFDPNISAS, from the coding sequence ATGACGACAGAAGCCAAGAGTCTCGGCAAGACCTACGACCGTCCCGCCAGCCTGGACAACCCGCGCTCACCGCGCCGGACCTCGAAGAACAACTTCGAGCTGTACGCCTGGCTGTTCATGCGGTTCTCCGGTCTCGCGCTGATCTTCCTCGTGCTCGGCCACCTCTTCATCATGCTGATGCTCGACGACGGTGTGCACCGCATCAACTTCGCGTTCGTCGCAGGCCGCTGGTCCAGCCCGTTCTGGCAGTTCTGGGACCTCACCATGCTGTGGCTTGCCCAGCTGCACGGCGGAAACGGACTCCGCACGGTCATCGCGGACTACTCCCGCAAGGACTCCACGCGCTTCTGGCTGACCACGATCCTCGTTCTCTCGATGATCCTGATCATGGGCCTCGGCACGTACGTCATCTTCACCTTCGACCCCAATATCTCGGCGAGCTAG
- a CDS encoding phospho-sugar mutase gives MNDPIADWIDADPDPGARAELANLSAGELADRFAAPLSFGTAGLRGPVRAGPNGMNLAVVIRTTAGLGAWLKDRCLGGSTVVVGRDARHGSEKFAVAAAEVLAGAGFSVVLLPRPLPTPIVAFAVRRLRAAAGVQITASHNPAADNGYKVYLDGGAQLISPSDREIEAAITRIGRADLVPRTPVTPASEDLFDRYVDRVASLPRGESRSVRIALTAMHGVGGETALAALKSAGFTDVHTVAAQFDPDPDFPTVEFPNPEEPGAPDAVLALAADVDADLALALDPDADRCAVGVRGPDGWRMLRGDETGVLLGDHVLASAPADSLVATTIVSSALLGKLAAARGARFARTLTGFKWLVRAGEGLVYAYEEAIGHCVDPESVRDKDGISAAVMAADLAATLRAEGSTLLDRLDDYALEFGLHAGDQVSRRVTNLADITEMMRRLRADLPTELAGEPVEAADLAELRGQSRTDAVVLAGSTVRVVVRPSGTEPKLKCYLEVVVPVPDRSALPAAREAAATRLNLLREFAEAL, from the coding sequence GTGAACGATCCGATCGCGGACTGGATCGACGCCGACCCCGACCCCGGCGCCCGGGCGGAACTCGCGAACCTGTCCGCCGGCGAACTCGCCGACCGGTTCGCCGCGCCGCTGAGTTTCGGGACCGCGGGACTGCGCGGCCCGGTGCGGGCGGGCCCGAACGGCATGAACCTCGCCGTCGTGATCCGCACGACGGCCGGGCTGGGCGCGTGGCTGAAGGATCGCTGCCTGGGCGGCTCCACCGTCGTCGTCGGGCGCGACGCGCGCCACGGATCGGAGAAGTTCGCCGTCGCCGCCGCGGAAGTGCTGGCGGGCGCGGGATTCTCGGTCGTCCTCCTCCCCCGGCCCCTGCCCACCCCGATCGTCGCGTTCGCGGTCCGCCGCCTCCGGGCCGCGGCGGGCGTGCAGATCACCGCCTCCCACAATCCCGCCGCCGACAACGGGTACAAGGTCTACCTCGACGGCGGCGCCCAGTTGATCTCGCCGTCCGACCGGGAGATCGAGGCGGCGATCACCCGGATCGGGCGGGCCGACCTCGTGCCCCGGACCCCGGTGACACCGGCGTCCGAGGACCTCTTCGACCGCTACGTCGACCGGGTCGCGTCCCTGCCGAGGGGCGAGTCGCGGTCCGTGCGGATCGCGCTCACCGCCATGCACGGCGTCGGCGGCGAGACCGCGCTCGCCGCACTGAAATCCGCCGGGTTCACCGACGTCCACACCGTCGCCGCGCAATTCGACCCCGACCCGGACTTCCCGACCGTCGAGTTCCCCAATCCGGAGGAGCCGGGCGCCCCGGACGCCGTACTCGCGCTCGCCGCGGACGTCGACGCCGACCTCGCGCTGGCCCTGGACCCCGATGCGGACCGGTGCGCGGTCGGTGTCCGCGGGCCGGACGGCTGGCGGATGCTCCGCGGGGACGAGACGGGGGTGCTGCTCGGCGACCACGTCCTCGCATCCGCCCCGGCGGATTCACTCGTCGCGACGACGATCGTCTCGTCGGCACTCCTCGGGAAACTCGCCGCGGCCCGCGGCGCCCGTTTCGCCCGCACCCTCACCGGCTTCAAGTGGCTCGTCCGGGCGGGCGAGGGTCTCGTGTACGCGTACGAGGAAGCGATCGGTCACTGCGTCGACCCAGAGTCGGTGCGCGACAAGGACGGTATCTCCGCGGCGGTGATGGCCGCCGACCTCGCGGCGACCCTGCGGGCGGAGGGGTCGACACTCCTCGACCGACTGGACGACTACGCGCTCGAATTCGGGTTGCACGCCGGAGACCAGGTGTCGCGTCGCGTCACCAACCTCGCGGACATCACCGAGATGATGCGACGGCTGCGGGCGGACCTGCCGACCGAGCTGGCCGGCGAGCCCGTCGAGGCCGCCGATCTGGCGGAACTGCGCGGGCAGTCCCGCACCGACGCCGTGGTCCTCGCCGGGTCGACGGTCCGGGTGGTCGTGCGCCCCTCCGGGACCGAACCCAAACTCAAGTGCTACCTGGAGGTGGTCGTCCCGGTGCCGGACCGGTCGGCGCTACCCGCGGCACGAGAGGCGGCCGCGACGCGGTTGAACCTGTTGCGGGAGTTCGCCGAAGCCCTGTAG
- a CDS encoding purine-nucleoside phosphorylase, whose amino-acid sequence MGTPDAAAAALAAHTNCAEHSIAVVLGSGWNAAADRFGESLCTVPMADLPGFTPPSAAGHAGTIRSVEVAGKRILVLLGRTHAYEGHPLSSVVHPVRTAIAAGASTVILTNAAGGIREDFTVGQPVLISDHLNLTARSPLVGAEFVDLVDAYDLELRALARDIDGSLSEGVYAGLPGPHYETPAEIRMLRTIGADLVGMSTVHETIAARALGARVLGISMVTNLAAGMTGEHLNHEEVLAAGRASADRMGGLLRELVERL is encoded by the coding sequence ATGGGAACGCCAGACGCCGCGGCCGCCGCGCTCGCCGCGCACACGAACTGCGCCGAACACTCGATCGCCGTCGTCCTCGGATCGGGGTGGAATGCCGCCGCCGACCGGTTCGGCGAATCACTCTGCACCGTCCCGATGGCCGACCTCCCGGGGTTCACCCCGCCGTCCGCCGCGGGACACGCCGGAACGATCCGGTCCGTGGAGGTGGCCGGCAAGCGGATCCTCGTCCTGCTCGGCCGCACCCACGCCTACGAGGGCCATCCGCTGTCGTCGGTCGTCCACCCGGTCCGCACGGCGATCGCCGCCGGGGCGTCGACCGTCATCCTGACGAACGCCGCCGGCGGTATCCGCGAGGACTTCACCGTCGGACAGCCGGTGCTGATCAGCGATCATCTCAACCTCACGGCCCGGTCACCACTGGTGGGCGCGGAGTTCGTGGACCTCGTCGACGCGTACGACCTTGAACTGCGGGCCCTCGCGCGCGACATCGACGGATCGCTCAGCGAAGGCGTCTACGCCGGTCTGCCGGGCCCGCACTACGAGACCCCGGCCGAGATCCGCATGCTGCGGACGATCGGCGCCGACCTCGTCGGCATGTCCACGGTCCACGAGACGATCGCGGCGCGGGCGCTCGGCGCGCGGGTACTCGGGATCTCGATGGTGACGAACCTCGCGGCAGGTATGACCGGCGAGCACCTGAACCACGAGGAGGTCCTCGCCGCGGGCCGGGCGTCCGCCGATCGCATGGGCGGGCTCCTGCGAGAACTGGTGGAGCGCTTGTGA
- a CDS encoding primosomal protein, with amino-acid sequence MAGDIVPIELGLTDGDLVTLWAPRWREGDDEWEAFLGHEEDLYGFESVAELAAFIRTNTDNDLVEHPAWSVVSGLSAAELEPDENFCFDLIGVPELAASDPDAVVVSELEDTLNMVRNIGEVCELDVVTKFFNANPILGALPAGASAFEGREGEELWAQIGTAIAKGWDDVLDAVDNIVATPEVDAEAVAVAEAELVAADENTVDVDDVAEEAEEDEEFVALDLNTEDDEEEDDSFWGAVGVDPVKIITSGETYFTLRCYLDDDAIFLGRDGAIFVFTSERALARYLADNHEHALAQVSTYEEIQVAAVDGSLEVEVTDENVYVLPGLADDLAAGPESVDADQLDLAVELFTDAADFADDDSVETALVSSDPLGWYVSFVLNPDPTRMAPSAPFDAEAEAWRKLEREFEARLRKI; translated from the coding sequence ATGGCTGGAGACATCGTCCCGATCGAACTCGGTCTCACCGACGGCGACCTCGTGACACTGTGGGCACCACGGTGGCGTGAGGGCGACGACGAGTGGGAAGCATTCCTTGGTCACGAGGAAGACCTGTACGGGTTCGAATCAGTGGCAGAACTCGCTGCCTTCATCCGCACCAATACCGACAACGACCTCGTCGAGCACCCCGCGTGGAGTGTGGTGTCCGGCCTCTCCGCTGCCGAGCTCGAGCCCGACGAGAACTTCTGCTTCGACCTGATCGGTGTGCCCGAACTGGCGGCGAGCGACCCAGACGCCGTCGTCGTGAGCGAACTCGAAGACACGCTCAACATGGTGCGCAACATCGGCGAGGTCTGCGAACTGGACGTGGTCACCAAGTTCTTCAACGCGAACCCCATTCTCGGTGCGCTCCCCGCAGGCGCCAGCGCGTTCGAGGGACGCGAGGGCGAGGAACTGTGGGCGCAGATCGGGACCGCGATCGCGAAGGGCTGGGATGACGTCCTCGACGCGGTCGACAACATCGTCGCGACCCCGGAGGTGGACGCCGAGGCGGTAGCCGTGGCCGAGGCCGAACTGGTGGCCGCCGACGAGAACACCGTCGACGTGGACGACGTCGCCGAGGAGGCGGAGGAAGACGAGGAGTTCGTCGCGCTCGACCTGAACACCGAGGATGACGAGGAAGAAGACGACTCGTTCTGGGGTGCGGTCGGTGTCGACCCCGTGAAGATCATCACGTCCGGGGAGACGTACTTCACGCTCCGGTGCTACCTCGACGACGACGCGATCTTCCTCGGGCGCGACGGGGCGATCTTCGTGTTCACGTCCGAGCGGGCACTGGCCCGGTACCTCGCCGACAACCACGAGCACGCCCTCGCGCAGGTCAGCACGTACGAGGAGATCCAGGTGGCGGCCGTCGACGGGTCGCTCGAGGTCGAGGTCACCGACGAGAACGTGTACGTCCTGCCCGGGCTCGCCGACGACCTGGCCGCAGGCCCGGAGTCGGTCGACGCGGACCAGCTGGACCTCGCCGTCGAATTGTTCACCGATGCAGCCGATTTCGCCGACGACGATTCGGTGGAGACCGCGCTCGTGTCGTCCGACCCGCTGGGCTGGTACGTCTCGTTCGTCCTCAACCCGGACCCGACGCGGATGGCGCCGAGTGCGCCCTTCGACGCCGAGGCCGAGGCGTGGCGGAAGCTCGAGCGGGAGTTCGAGGCCCGCCTGCGGAAGATCTGA
- a CDS encoding C40 family peptidase, translating to MIPIDLLTRPILDLLGAFGSGVLPAGGPADALRASSVAIDAVHDTGRTGISSIYGDWQGKGGTGAIVKTEEAQRATVAVSDRGNDMAAVVAEASEIVRAGMLQLQEILQSFISLAVAAGPALATPPGQAMIVAAALDHLGRATAVVAKVRAELAEQTGKMVTLTPAEDVPSAPAATAPASTTAASTAPASAAPVAPVGSDAVSRAASGFASSSGTSPMSGLTNIAAPAAHSPGGRAASGSRADSLTSRSGGTGHGPSTSDPAHGGEGVEVVLPDGSTAVAPNKEAADAVRNALSQQGVPYVWGGTSPGEGLDCSGLTQWAYGEAGVGLPRLAQEQNVGTAVDPGDLMPGDLAVWDGHVAMVIGNGQLVEAGDPVQVGPIRTSNSGMGFYGFYRPTE from the coding sequence GTGATCCCCATCGATCTCCTCACCCGCCCGATCCTCGATCTGCTCGGCGCGTTCGGCAGTGGAGTGCTCCCCGCGGGGGGACCCGCCGACGCCCTGCGCGCGTCCTCGGTCGCCATCGACGCGGTGCACGACACCGGACGCACCGGCATCAGTTCGATCTACGGCGACTGGCAGGGCAAGGGCGGCACGGGTGCGATCGTGAAGACCGAGGAGGCGCAGCGCGCGACGGTCGCGGTCTCCGATCGCGGCAACGACATGGCCGCCGTCGTCGCCGAGGCCTCCGAGATCGTCCGGGCCGGAATGCTGCAGTTACAGGAGATCCTGCAGTCGTTCATCTCCCTCGCGGTCGCGGCCGGACCCGCCCTGGCCACCCCGCCCGGTCAGGCGATGATCGTCGCGGCGGCACTCGACCACCTCGGCCGGGCCACCGCCGTCGTCGCGAAGGTGCGGGCCGAACTCGCCGAGCAGACCGGGAAGATGGTCACCCTCACACCGGCCGAAGACGTCCCGTCCGCGCCCGCCGCCACCGCACCCGCGAGCACCACCGCGGCGAGCACGGCGCCCGCCTCCGCCGCCCCCGTCGCACCCGTGGGGTCCGACGCCGTGAGCCGCGCCGCGTCCGGGTTCGCGAGTTCCTCGGGGACGTCGCCGATGTCGGGCCTGACGAACATCGCCGCCCCGGCCGCGCACTCGCCGGGCGGACGCGCGGCCAGCGGATCCCGGGCGGATTCCCTCACGAGCAGGTCGGGGGGCACCGGTCACGGCCCGTCCACCTCGGACCCCGCGCACGGCGGCGAGGGCGTCGAGGTGGTCCTACCCGACGGCAGCACGGCCGTCGCCCCCAACAAGGAGGCGGCCGACGCCGTGCGCAACGCGCTGTCGCAGCAAGGCGTCCCGTACGTCTGGGGCGGGACGTCGCCCGGCGAGGGCCTCGACTGCAGCGGACTGACACAGTGGGCGTACGGCGAAGCGGGCGTGGGTCTTCCGCGCCTGGCGCAGGAACAGAACGTCGGCACCGCCGTCGACCCGGGCGACCTGATGCCCGGCGACCTCGCCGTGTGGGACGGCCACGTGGCGATGGTGATCGGCAACGGCCAGCTCGTCGAGGCCGGTGATCCCGTGCAGGTCGGCCCGATCCGAACCAGCAACAGCGGCATGGGCTTCTACGGCTTCTACCGACCCACGGAATGA
- the sdhC gene encoding succinate dehydrogenase, cytochrome b556 subunit translates to MSTTTEAAPAKERTRSLYRGDPGMWSWVLHRITGVMTFFFLFVHVLDTALVRVNPDTYDSVIETYKNPIVGLMELALVAAVLYHALNGVRVMLVDFWSKGPQYQRLMLWVILAIWFLVMIPGAGRIFYNMFAGH, encoded by the coding sequence ATGAGTACTACGACTGAAGCCGCTCCGGCCAAGGAGCGCACACGGTCGCTTTACCGGGGCGACCCCGGAATGTGGTCCTGGGTTTTGCACCGGATCACAGGCGTAATGACGTTCTTCTTCCTATTCGTGCACGTGCTGGACACCGCGCTCGTGCGGGTGAATCCCGACACGTACGACAGTGTCATCGAGACCTACAAGAACCCGATCGTCGGGCTCATGGAGCTCGCGCTCGTCGCCGCGGTGCTGTACCACGCACTGAACGGTGTCCGGGTGATGCTGGTGGATTTCTGGTCCAAGGGACCGCAGTACCAGCGCCTGATGCTCTGGGTAATCCTCGCGATCTGGTTCCTGGTGATGATCCCGGGCGCAGGCCGCATCTTCTACAACATGTTTGCGGGGCACTGA
- a CDS encoding adenosine deaminase, translated as MTALDLSALRRAPKVLLHDHLDGGLRPETVLELARDCGYDALPADTAPALAKWFREAADSGSLERYLETFAHTVAVMQTPVGLERVARECAEDLAADGVVYAEVRFAPEQHLEEGLTLDEVVEQVLLGFEAGESAAEVRGQNIRIGVLLTAMRHAARSREIAELAIRFRDRGVVGFDIAGAEAGNPPSRHLDAFEYMRGSNAHFTIHAGEAFGLPSIHEAIAFCGTDRLGHGVRITDDITIGTDGVPVLGKLANYVRDKRIPLELCPSSNVQTGAVDTLENHPFDLLARLRFRVTVNTDNRLMSDTSMSQEMLRLVETFGYGWTDLERYTINAMKSAFIPFDQRLQLIDEVIKPGFAVLVG; from the coding sequence ATGACCGCACTGGATCTGTCGGCCCTGCGCCGAGCGCCGAAGGTGTTGCTGCACGACCATCTCGACGGAGGCCTCCGGCCCGAGACGGTTCTCGAACTCGCCCGCGACTGCGGATACGACGCGCTGCCCGCCGACACCGCGCCCGCGCTCGCGAAGTGGTTCAGGGAGGCCGCGGACAGCGGTTCGCTCGAGCGGTACCTCGAGACGTTCGCCCACACCGTCGCCGTCATGCAGACCCCTGTCGGGCTCGAACGCGTCGCCCGCGAATGCGCCGAGGACCTCGCCGCCGACGGCGTGGTCTACGCCGAGGTCCGGTTCGCCCCGGAACAGCACCTCGAAGAGGGACTGACCCTCGACGAGGTGGTGGAACAGGTCCTGCTCGGATTCGAGGCGGGGGAGTCGGCGGCGGAAGTGCGCGGCCAGAACATCCGGATCGGCGTCCTGCTCACCGCGATGCGGCACGCGGCGCGGTCCCGGGAGATCGCGGAACTGGCGATCCGGTTCCGGGACCGCGGGGTCGTCGGATTCGACATCGCCGGCGCCGAGGCCGGCAATCCGCCCAGCCGTCACCTCGACGCCTTCGAGTACATGAGGGGCAGCAATGCGCACTTCACCATTCACGCGGGTGAGGCGTTCGGCCTGCCGTCCATCCACGAGGCCATCGCGTTCTGCGGCACGGACCGCCTCGGTCACGGGGTCCGGATCACCGACGACATCACGATCGGCACCGACGGCGTCCCGGTGCTCGGCAAGCTCGCGAACTATGTGCGGGACAAGAGGATTCCCCTGGAGCTGTGTCCCAGCTCCAACGTGCAGACCGGGGCAGTGGACACGCTCGAGAACCATCCGTTCGACCTGCTCGCCCGGCTGCGGTTCCGCGTCACCGTCAACACCGACAACCGGCTGATGAGCGATACCAGCATGAGCCAGGAGATGCTCCGCCTGGTCGAGACGTTCGGCTACGGCTGGACGGATCTCGAGCGCTACACCATCAACGCGATGAAGTCGGCGTTCATCCCGTTCGATCAGCGGTTGCAGCTGATCGACGAGGTGATCAAGCCGGGATTCGCCGTGCTGGTGGGCTGA
- the upp gene encoding uracil phosphoribosyltransferase, producing MNTHVVDHPLAAVLLTTMRDARSDNATFRAALRRLTHMLVYEAMREAPVDTFDVVTPIATTDGVRLSHPPLLVPVLRAGLGMVEQASSLIPQARVGFVGMARDEQTHLPVPYLESLPADLSGIPVYVLDPMLATGGSMVHTIDLLVARGATDVTAVCVVAAPEGVAALTASGHPVRLVTAAVDEGLNGDAFIVPGLGDAGDRQFGPR from the coding sequence ATGAACACGCACGTCGTCGACCACCCGCTCGCAGCGGTCCTCCTGACCACGATGCGCGATGCGCGCAGCGACAATGCCACATTCCGCGCGGCCTTGCGCAGGCTGACCCACATGCTGGTGTACGAGGCGATGCGCGAGGCTCCGGTCGACACGTTCGACGTGGTCACCCCCATCGCGACCACCGACGGGGTGCGGCTCAGCCATCCGCCGCTGCTCGTCCCGGTCCTGCGTGCCGGGCTGGGCATGGTCGAGCAGGCCAGCAGCCTGATCCCGCAGGCGCGAGTCGGTTTCGTCGGCATGGCCCGGGACGAGCAGACGCATCTGCCGGTGCCGTATCTCGAGTCGCTGCCCGCGGACCTGTCCGGCATCCCGGTGTACGTCCTCGACCCGATGCTGGCGACCGGCGGTTCGATGGTGCACACGATCGACCTGCTCGTCGCCCGCGGCGCCACGGACGTCACCGCCGTGTGCGTCGTCGCGGCGCCCGAAGGTGTTGCGGCCCTCACCGCGTCCGGTCATCCCGTGCGACTCGTCACCGCGGCGGTCGACGAGGGACTGAACGGGGACGCGTTCATCGTCCCCGGCCTCGGCGACGCCGGAGACCGGCAGTTCGGACCGCGCTGA